Genomic DNA from Calditrichota bacterium:
AAAGTTAAGGAGGCACTGGCTCAGTTTCCCGTTGAGTTTGTCTGGCAGCACGAACAACTGGGAACCGGACATGCCGTTCTGCAGGCGGCTCCATTGCTTCGGCAGTTTGACGGGAATACGCTTGTTTTATACGGGGATGTGCCCCTTTTGAGAGCGGAAACCATTGAAAATCTGCTGGAAACACATCGAAAAACACAGGCCGATTTAACCCTGCTGACGACGGAACTGGACGATTCCACAGGTTATGGCCACATCATTCGTGATAAAAACGGAAAAATTGTCGCCATCGTTGAAGATAAGGATGCCACTCCCGAGCAAAAAGCCATCAAAGAAATTAATCCGGGAATCTATATTTTTAAGACGCATTGGCTGTTGGAATTTC
This window encodes:
- a CDS encoding NTP transferase domain-containing protein — translated: MEKLACVILAAGQGKRMNRKDIPKVLNTVLGKPMVQYVVELALNVGSEKVIVVIGHQGEKVKEALAQFPVEFVWQHEQLGTGHAVLQAAPLLRQFDGNTLVLYGDVPLLRAETIENLLETHRKTQADLTLLTTELDDSTGYGHIIRDKNGKIVAIVEDKDATPEQKAIKEINPGIYIFKTHWLLEFLPKLSNQNVQGEYYLTDMVDLFQKNGRRIETYTTPDSLEIMGVNTVEHLKFVERILLERKI